Proteins encoded together in one Rhizobacter sp. J219 window:
- a CDS encoding Gfo/Idh/MocA family protein codes for MKKVQWGVLSTARIGTAKVIPGLQKSEWCEVRAIASRSDAAARAAANELGIPLAYGSYEALLEDPSIEAIYNPLPNHLHVPLTLAAARAGKHVLCEKPIAITADEAAQLREVANRVHVMEAFMVRFHLQWLRAREIVRGGTLGELRSVQGAFSYFNEDPANIRNLPDLGGGALLDIGCYPIVAGRFFFEDEPKRVMALVDRDPRFGVDRTVSALADFGAGRQLSFSVSTQSVPFQRLQLFGSKKRLELRIPFNAPQGESVQIFLDDGSRLADAAAQAEALPPCDQYALQGDAFSKVIRGELALPYGVDDAVQNMRIIDAMFRSERSGAWEGV; via the coding sequence ATGAAGAAAGTCCAATGGGGCGTGCTCAGCACGGCACGCATCGGCACCGCCAAGGTGATCCCCGGCCTTCAGAAGAGCGAATGGTGCGAGGTGCGCGCCATCGCCTCGCGCAGCGACGCCGCCGCCCGCGCGGCCGCCAACGAGCTGGGCATCCCGCTCGCCTACGGCAGCTACGAGGCGCTGCTCGAAGACCCGTCGATCGAGGCCATCTACAACCCCTTGCCCAACCACCTGCACGTGCCGCTCACGCTGGCCGCGGCGCGTGCCGGCAAGCACGTGCTGTGCGAGAAGCCCATCGCCATCACCGCCGACGAGGCGGCGCAACTGCGCGAGGTGGCCAATCGCGTGCACGTGATGGAAGCCTTCATGGTGCGCTTCCACCTGCAGTGGCTGCGGGCGCGCGAGATCGTGAGAGGTGGCACCCTGGGCGAGCTGCGCTCGGTGCAGGGCGCGTTCTCGTACTTCAACGAAGACCCGGCCAACATCCGCAACCTGCCCGACCTCGGCGGTGGTGCGCTGCTCGACATCGGCTGCTACCCCATCGTGGCGGGGCGCTTCTTCTTCGAGGACGAGCCCAAGCGCGTGATGGCGCTCGTCGACCGCGACCCGCGCTTCGGCGTCGACCGCACGGTGAGCGCGCTCGCCGACTTCGGCGCGGGGCGCCAGCTCAGCTTCTCGGTTTCGACGCAGAGCGTTCCCTTCCAGCGCCTGCAGCTCTTCGGCTCGAAGAAACGCCTGGAACTGCGCATCCCGTTCAACGCGCCGCAAGGCGAGTCGGTGCAGATCTTTCTCGACGACGGCAGCCGTCTTGCCGATGCCGCGGCGCAGGCGGAGGCGCTGCCGCCCTGCGACCAGTACGCGCTGCAGGGCGATGCGTTCTCGAAGGTGATCCGCGGCGAGCTGGCGCTGCCCTATGGCGTGGACGACGCGGTGCAGAACATGCGCATCATCGACGCCATGTTCCGCTCGGAAAGATCCGGCGCCTGGGAAGGCGTCTGA
- a CDS encoding ATP-binding protein, with protein sequence MANPTRRWAELLPASLGGRILALQLAGTAAILGVGALCAVEWGERERDAARADLAGWAVHDAMMQALDGRAPSGEFGSSTVVVRHGPGPLPTGFTVQQRLPAPPSPPATLVPSEVTLWLQAGGLSERVRSALDDAPTARTYFTLLSRELAALNRESLLVVTLPQGPGVLRREVSTLRFESPALWRDRMPPVSVLLSALAALGAVFVALGVASRALAQPIHSLASSIDARGEEVQVPPLPETGPVEARAMARADNRLRTRLASVLADQTRMLAAVSHDLRTPSTRLRLRAELVAEAELREALLRDLDEMDEMLTEVLEFLSHEVREEAVKSVDLTALLQSVCDDYADLGRPVTFSEPPPLTFHGVPTLFASTQQTHVFQHARKVRQSCRPIALRRALCNLIDNALKYGHRADVQLDAGGDAVRIAVHDTGPGIPEDEMEKVFLPLYRLESSRQRSTGGIGLGLAIVKAVVAAHHGRVELRNRPEGGLVVSLELPRSPA encoded by the coding sequence ATGGCCAACCCGACACGGCGCTGGGCTGAGCTGCTGCCGGCGTCGCTGGGCGGGCGCATCCTCGCGCTGCAGCTCGCCGGCACGGCGGCCATCCTTGGGGTGGGCGCGCTGTGCGCCGTCGAATGGGGTGAGCGCGAGCGCGATGCGGCCCGCGCCGACCTCGCCGGCTGGGCGGTGCACGACGCGATGATGCAAGCGCTCGACGGCCGCGCGCCCTCGGGCGAGTTCGGCAGCTCCACGGTGGTGGTGCGGCACGGCCCGGGGCCGCTGCCCACAGGCTTCACGGTGCAGCAGCGGTTGCCGGCGCCACCCTCGCCGCCCGCCACGCTCGTGCCGAGCGAGGTCACCTTGTGGCTCCAGGCGGGTGGGCTCTCCGAGCGTGTGCGCTCGGCGCTCGACGACGCCCCCACCGCCCGCACCTACTTCACCCTGCTCTCGCGCGAGCTGGCGGCGCTCAACCGCGAGAGCCTGCTCGTGGTCACGCTCCCGCAAGGCCCGGGCGTGCTGCGCCGCGAGGTGTCGACCTTGCGATTCGAAAGCCCCGCGCTGTGGCGCGACCGCATGCCGCCGGTGAGCGTGCTGCTGAGCGCGCTGGCGGCGCTCGGTGCGGTGTTCGTCGCGCTCGGCGTGGCCTCGCGCGCGCTGGCCCAGCCCATTCATTCGCTCGCGAGTTCCATCGACGCCCGCGGTGAAGAGGTGCAGGTGCCACCCCTGCCCGAGACGGGGCCGGTGGAAGCACGCGCGATGGCCCGGGCCGACAACCGCCTGCGCACGCGCCTCGCCTCGGTGCTGGCCGACCAGACGCGCATGCTGGCCGCCGTGTCGCACGACCTGCGCACCCCCAGCACCCGGCTGCGCCTGCGCGCCGAGCTGGTGGCCGAAGCCGAGCTGCGCGAGGCCCTGCTGCGCGACCTCGACGAGATGGACGAGATGCTCACCGAGGTGCTGGAGTTCCTGTCGCACGAGGTGCGCGAAGAAGCGGTGAAATCGGTCGACCTGACCGCGCTGCTGCAATCGGTGTGCGACGACTACGCCGACCTCGGGCGGCCCGTCACCTTCTCCGAGCCGCCGCCGCTCACCTTCCACGGCGTGCCCACGCTCTTCGCGTCGACGCAGCAGACGCACGTGTTCCAGCACGCGCGCAAGGTGCGCCAGAGCTGCCGGCCCATCGCGCTGCGGCGTGCGTTGTGCAACCTCATCGACAACGCGCTCAAGTACGGCCACCGCGCCGACGTGCAGCTCGACGCCGGCGGCGACGCGGTGCGCATCGCGGTGCACGACACCGGGCCAGGCATTCCCGAAGACGAGATGGAGAAGGTCTTCCTGCCGCTCTACCGGCTGGAGTCGTCGCGCCAGCGCAGCACCGGCGGCATCGGCCTGGGCCTGGCCATCGTCAAGGCGGTGGTCGCGGCGCACCACGGGCGCGTCGAGCTGCGCAACCGGCCCGAAGGCGGGTTGGTCGTGAGCCTGGAGCTGCCGCGCTCGCCGGCCTGA
- a CDS encoding response regulator — MERTPHILVVDDDVEIQKLTKRHLQEFGFLVTVAGNGREMFKALKEWRIDLVVLDVLMPGQDGFALCRELRTTTQLPVIMVTALRDEADRVIGLELGADDYLVKPFGPRELMARIKAVLRRTQSTGKSAIHADAAIVAYSFAGWRLNMVERELQSRDGTVVPLSTREFALLTTFVEHPQRPLSREQLADMVAGRDSGPFDRSIDILVSRLRRKVEDGGKEPSLIKTVRGEGYQLCAEVQRHHRHGQPDTALG; from the coding sequence ATGGAGCGCACGCCCCACATCCTGGTCGTCGACGACGACGTCGAGATCCAGAAGCTCACGAAGCGTCACCTGCAGGAGTTCGGCTTCCTGGTCACGGTGGCGGGCAACGGGCGCGAGATGTTCAAGGCGTTGAAGGAGTGGCGCATCGACCTCGTGGTGCTCGACGTGCTCATGCCGGGCCAGGACGGCTTCGCGCTGTGCCGTGAGCTGCGCACCACCACGCAGCTGCCGGTGATCATGGTGACGGCGCTGCGCGACGAAGCCGACCGCGTGATCGGCCTGGAGCTCGGCGCCGACGACTACCTCGTCAAGCCCTTCGGCCCGCGCGAGCTGATGGCGCGCATCAAGGCCGTGCTGCGGCGCACGCAGAGCACCGGCAAGAGCGCCATCCATGCCGACGCGGCCATCGTTGCCTACAGCTTCGCCGGCTGGCGCCTCAACATGGTCGAGCGCGAACTGCAATCGCGCGACGGCACGGTGGTGCCGCTGTCCACGCGCGAGTTCGCGCTGCTCACCACCTTCGTCGAGCACCCGCAGCGCCCCTTGAGCCGCGAGCAGCTCGCCGACATGGTGGCCGGCCGCGACAGCGGGCCCTTCGACCGCAGCATCGACATCCTCGTCTCCCGCCTGCGCCGCAAGGTGGAGGACGGCGGCAAGGAACCCTCGCTCATCAAGACCGTGCGCGGCGAGGGCTACCAGCTCTGCGCCGAGGTGCAGCGCCACCACCGCCATGGCCAACCCGACACGGCGCTGGGCTGA
- a CDS encoding ABC transporter substrate-binding protein, producing MRQASSLLRGAACALGLCLGGATVSAAPTVEVLHWMTSGGQAKAMKSLKDDMESQGGKWIDTPVGGGSSEEALTKLRARVLGGDAPSSVQLKGPLIQEWGALGVLQPIDDVAAAGKWEQALPKSVAATMKYKGQWVAAPVNVHRLDWMYANPAVLKKVGITMPATWEQFDTAAAKLKAAGITPLAHGGQAWQDASLWEVIVISVGGPAFHQKALVELDPKALGGETMQKVFDRMRKLRGYVDPNFSGRDWNLATSMIMNGTAGFQIMGDWVKGDMSAAGKQAGKDYVCANPPGTDNAFLFIVDSFAMFKSKDADRLAGQKLFARLLMEPRFQENFNLAKGSIPVRTDMKLDKFDSCALAASDHMAKTVKSGGFAPSAIHDMAVPMAVKGAMTDVVTKHFNSDMSSAEAARRLADAVKLARE from the coding sequence ATGAGGCAAGCAAGCAGTCTGCTCAGGGGTGCGGCGTGTGCCCTGGGCCTGTGCCTGGGTGGCGCCACCGTATCGGCCGCGCCCACCGTGGAAGTGCTGCACTGGATGACCTCCGGCGGCCAGGCCAAGGCGATGAAGTCCTTGAAGGACGACATGGAGTCGCAGGGCGGCAAGTGGATCGACACGCCCGTGGGTGGCGGCAGCAGCGAAGAGGCGCTGACCAAGCTGCGCGCACGCGTGCTGGGCGGCGACGCGCCGTCGTCGGTGCAGCTCAAGGGCCCGCTGATCCAGGAGTGGGGCGCGCTCGGCGTGCTGCAGCCCATCGATGACGTGGCCGCCGCCGGCAAGTGGGAGCAGGCCTTGCCCAAGTCGGTGGCCGCGACCATGAAGTACAAGGGCCAGTGGGTGGCCGCGCCGGTCAACGTGCACCGGCTCGACTGGATGTATGCGAACCCGGCGGTGCTGAAGAAGGTGGGCATCACGATGCCCGCCACCTGGGAGCAGTTCGACACGGCCGCGGCCAAGCTCAAGGCCGCCGGCATCACGCCGCTCGCGCACGGCGGGCAGGCCTGGCAGGACGCCTCGCTGTGGGAGGTGATCGTCATCAGCGTGGGCGGCCCGGCCTTCCACCAGAAGGCGCTGGTCGAACTCGACCCGAAGGCGCTCGGTGGCGAAACGATGCAGAAGGTGTTCGACCGCATGCGCAAGCTGCGCGGTTATGTCGACCCCAACTTCTCGGGCCGCGACTGGAACCTCGCGACCTCGATGATCATGAACGGCACCGCCGGCTTCCAGATCATGGGCGACTGGGTCAAAGGCGACATGAGTGCGGCGGGCAAGCAGGCGGGCAAGGACTACGTCTGCGCCAACCCGCCCGGCACCGACAACGCCTTCCTCTTCATCGTCGACAGCTTCGCGATGTTCAAGAGCAAGGACGCCGACCGCCTGGCCGGCCAGAAGCTCTTCGCCAGGCTGCTGATGGAGCCGCGCTTCCAGGAGAACTTCAACCTGGCCAAGGGTTCGATCCCGGTGCGCACCGACATGAAGCTCGACAAGTTCGACAGCTGCGCGCTTGCCGCCAGCGACCACATGGCCAAGACGGTGAAGTCGGGCGGCTTCGCGCCCTCGGCCATCCACGACATGGCGGTGCCGATGGCGGTGAAGGGCGCGATGACCGACGTGGTCACCAAGCACTTCAACTCCGACATGTCGTCGGCCGAAGCCGCGCGTCGACTGGCCGATGCGGTCAAGCTGGCGCGGGAGTGA